In the Chitinivibrionales bacterium genome, one interval contains:
- a CDS encoding acyltransferase domain-containing protein produces the protein MRTFIQQASVVAGFDFEETLVEEEISSLDERSGQLFTFAFSHAVAMAYQKTGIIPVALAGYSMGVYAAVSVSGALSFIDCCAVAGLAFDIMKKHCGGEAFAMGAVVGLTHEETHRLCDSGKYPSVCRTNTNNETCGVFSGKKDEMQTFFEDARARGAISTTLLNVSIPYHHPQYLAEASREFRKAIYNLSWSDADVPIISSIDQQPLVKSGDIADFIATGIASPVHWHHVVQAMAGIGVATAYECGSGISLSQNGRFIHNGIRYVTIKKSVRSSAA, from the coding sequence ATGCGAACGTTCATCCAACAAGCCTCTGTCGTTGCAGGTTTTGATTTCGAGGAAACGCTGGTTGAGGAAGAAATATCTTCGCTTGACGAACGAAGCGGCCAGCTCTTCACTTTTGCATTTTCCCATGCCGTTGCCATGGCATATCAAAAAACCGGAATTATTCCTGTTGCGCTGGCGGGCTACAGCATGGGCGTTTATGCCGCCGTGTCGGTGTCGGGTGCGCTTTCATTCATCGATTGCTGCGCGGTGGCGGGCCTGGCGTTCGACATCATGAAAAAACACTGCGGGGGCGAAGCGTTCGCCATGGGAGCCGTGGTGGGATTGACGCATGAGGAGACGCATCGTCTTTGCGATTCGGGAAAATATCCCTCGGTGTGCCGCACCAACACCAACAACGAAACCTGCGGCGTATTTTCCGGGAAAAAAGACGAGATGCAAACGTTTTTTGAAGACGCCCGGGCGCGGGGAGCGATTTCAACCACGTTGTTGAACGTGAGCATACCGTATCATCATCCGCAATATCTTGCCGAGGCGTCGCGCGAATTCCGCAAAGCCATATATAATTTGTCTTGGAGCGACGCTGATGTTCCGATAATTTCGTCGATCGACCAGCAACCGCTTGTCAAGTCCGGCGACATTGCCGATTTCATCGCAACGGGCATTGCCTCGCCCGTGCACTGGCACCATGTGGTGCAGGCCATGGCGGGCATAGGGGTCGCAACGGCATACGAATGCGGGTCCGGGATTTCCCTGTCCCAGAACGGCAGGTTCATCCACAACGGCATCCGCTACGTCACCATAAAAAAATCCGTCAGGAGCAGTGCCGCGTGA
- a CDS encoding 3-hydroxyacyl-CoA dehydrogenase NAD-binding domain-containing protein → MSILIAGSGKIGRDTGMYFLKRGNAVTWVSANEARLVELQAWVDKSVRMHLKYSGGAVKRLAASFFLYGELEDDKFDVIVECSKEHLEEKKKVVSRLEKYLNGALLLSTSSSLLPSSIHPACAGFHVFYPLEFTKTAETVVPASLSFLKINALNSLCAENGITPIMQTEKNAFSVNRLLLPLQNEVFRLIENGIAAADINKVSASPLLPIGQLDFIKKIGPAVVRASVENYRFRMRPEEADAFTQLSNGLVDFMGPSVSRQSSKELSPNDLGALKRRLYYLFINTCLDFIEQKEMRAADLDHALDSVFGAEIAFDQAVRDEGKQVISDTLNEVFDKTRIEYFRPRPALSIGGNF, encoded by the coding sequence ATGAGCATACTCATTGCCGGCAGCGGGAAAATCGGCCGCGACACGGGCATGTATTTCCTGAAACGGGGCAATGCCGTAACGTGGGTTTCGGCAAACGAGGCCCGTCTCGTGGAGCTGCAGGCATGGGTTGACAAATCGGTGCGCATGCACCTAAAATATTCCGGCGGCGCCGTGAAGCGGTTGGCGGCGTCGTTTTTCCTGTACGGGGAACTTGAAGACGACAAATTTGATGTGATAGTGGAATGCTCGAAGGAACATCTTGAAGAAAAGAAAAAAGTTGTTTCTCGGCTCGAAAAATATCTCAACGGCGCGCTTCTGCTTTCCACGTCGTCATCACTGCTTCCGTCCTCGATCCATCCCGCATGCGCCGGATTTCACGTTTTTTATCCTTTGGAGTTCACCAAAACCGCCGAAACCGTCGTGCCCGCATCATTGTCTTTTTTAAAAATAAACGCGTTGAATTCGCTGTGCGCCGAAAACGGGATCACGCCGATCATGCAAACCGAGAAAAACGCCTTTAGCGTGAACCGGCTTTTGCTGCCGCTGCAGAACGAGGTGTTCCGGTTGATTGAAAACGGTATTGCTGCTGCGGACATCAACAAGGTCTCGGCTTCACCGCTGCTGCCAATCGGTCAATTGGATTTCATTAAAAAAATCGGACCCGCGGTGGTGAGGGCATCGGTTGAAAATTATCGCTTTCGAATGCGGCCGGAGGAGGCCGACGCGTTTACTCAATTGTCAAACGGCCTCGTCGATTTTATGGGACCTAGTGTTAGCCGTCAATCGAGTAAAGAACTTTCTCCGAACGATCTTGGTGCGCTGAAACGGCGATTGTATTATCTTTTTATCAACACCTGTCTTGATTTCATTGAGCAAAAAGAAATGCGTGCCGCTGATCTTGATCATGCGCTTGATTCCGTGTTCGGCGCGGAGATTGCGTTCGATCAGGCGGTCAGGGACGAAGGAAAGCAAGTCATCAGCGATACGCTGAACGAAGTTTTTGACAAAACGAGAATAGAATATTTCCGGCCGCGGCCGGCATTGTCGATAGGGGGAAATTTCTAA
- a CDS encoding enoyl-CoA hydratase/isomerase family protein, whose protein sequence is MKLLYSITGSIGRIVLSNPPYNYLPEPEFENPDTLKGFLSRKELTGIVVSGEGKHFCAGADTERLSELTKNPSALKDAMEKGKSLLDIIRYATVPVVAAVRGSCLGGGLEIALACHFRFAVKSAMLGFPESQRLLMPGLGGTVFSQEVACRRHVIELAVSGKMIGAPEAREMGIVDQCFDGADLEGEAQRFLCRLTEGRPAALVRSIMTSIHNARTLPLDEALRRETELFCDAARKNHGQQP, encoded by the coding sequence ATGAAACTGCTCTACTCCATCACCGGTTCCATCGGCCGCATCGTGCTTTCAAATCCGCCGTACAATTACCTGCCCGAGCCTGAATTCGAGAACCCCGACACTCTCAAGGGGTTTTTGTCAAGAAAGGAACTCACGGGGATCGTTGTTTCGGGCGAGGGGAAACATTTCTGCGCGGGCGCTGACACTGAGCGCCTTTCGGAATTGACGAAAAATCCGTCCGCGCTGAAAGACGCCATGGAAAAGGGAAAATCCCTGCTCGACATCATCCGGTACGCAACGGTCCCTGTTGTGGCGGCGGTCCGCGGCAGCTGCCTCGGCGGCGGGCTCGAGATCGCGCTGGCGTGCCATTTCCGGTTTGCGGTGAAATCGGCGATGCTCGGTTTCCCCGAGTCGCAGCGGCTGCTGATGCCAGGCCTCGGCGGCACGGTATTTTCGCAGGAAGTGGCGTGCCGCCGGCACGTCATTGAGCTTGCGGTGTCGGGAAAAATGATCGGCGCGCCCGAGGCGCGTGAAATGGGAATTGTTGACCAATGCTTCGACGGCGCGGACCTTGAGGGTGAAGCGCAGCGGTTCCTTTGCCGGCTCACCGAGGGCAGGCCCGCGGCGCTGGTCCGCAGCATCATGACCTCCATTCATAACGCCAGGACCCTGCCGCTCGATGAGGCGCTGCGCAGGGAGACCGAACTGTTCTGCGATGCTGCGAGAAAGAACCATGGCCAGCAACCGTAA
- a CDS encoding enoyl-CoA hydratase/isomerase family protein, with amino-acid sequence MKMQDRPIILEQSGGIARLTLSAPPKNEMGALFFQELFALRPDLQRLSVKGMIVRGRGRHFSSGANIAQLRAMLSLTTTRAGMRSLLDNSDSFSALAALPFPVVAAIQGCCLGSGLELALACHVRVAAKNAVLGLPEAGFGLMPGCGGSVRFTRLVGYRKAMRFLLTGESLLAQDALNEGIVDKVVDKDELEAAAVRMIEKIGNNR; translated from the coding sequence ATGAAAATGCAGGATAGGCCCATCATCCTCGAGCAGTCGGGCGGGATCGCGCGCCTCACGCTTTCGGCCCCGCCGAAAAACGAAATGGGCGCCTTGTTCTTTCAGGAGCTTTTTGCGCTCAGGCCAGATCTCCAGCGCCTTTCGGTGAAGGGCATGATCGTCCGCGGCAGGGGAAGGCATTTCTCGTCCGGCGCCAACATAGCGCAGCTCAGGGCCATGCTCTCGCTCACCACCACGCGGGCGGGGATGCGCTCGCTCCTTGACAACAGCGACAGCTTCTCGGCGCTCGCCGCATTGCCGTTCCCCGTGGTGGCCGCCATCCAGGGCTGCTGCCTGGGGTCCGGCCTCGAGCTGGCGCTGGCCTGCCACGTGCGCGTTGCCGCGAAAAACGCGGTGCTCGGACTTCCCGAGGCAGGCTTCGGCCTCATGCCCGGCTGCGGCGGAAGCGTGCGCTTCACGCGGCTTGTCGGATACCGGAAGGCGATGCGGTTTCTGTTGACCGGGGAATCACTGCTGGCCCAAGATGCGCTGAACGAAGGCATTGTCGACAAGGTTGTTGACAAAGATGAACTTGAGGCCGCGGCGGTGAGGATGATTGAGAAGATTGGAAATAATAGATAA
- the hisD gene encoding histidinol dehydrogenase codes for MKKIPIINLSSGTGRKFLTNLRSRSVARTEAAQAVVDKILYDVKNKGDSALFAYTKKFDHVSVTKKTIRLEPSYIKKRAALAPAAFKAACAEAAQRIRAFHERQRPAAFSLKTTEGVLSQVIRPIGRAGVYVPGGVTLYPSSVLMNVIPAQIAGVAEIALATPPRGELDPALAYAMALLGVSEAYRMGGAQAIAAFAYGTRSVAAVDKITGPGNLYVALAKKAVYGTVAIDSVAGPSEVIVLADASANPQWVALDLLAQAEHGSGDETALCVTEDARFATSVAECTVREIERSPVKNVFSRLGAASLCVCVAKSRKQSIEFVNQCAPEHLEIITTTWKQDLRDIRNAGAVFAGPYSPVAMGDYFAGTNHVLPTGGAARFSSPLGVEDFVKRMSVAEISRRGLRSAARRVSVLARAERFVHHALSVERRADA; via the coding sequence ATGAAAAAGATCCCGATCATAAATCTGTCCAGCGGTACCGGAAGAAAATTTCTCACGAATCTCAGGTCCAGAAGCGTTGCGCGCACTGAAGCGGCGCAGGCCGTTGTGGATAAAATCCTGTATGACGTCAAAAACAAAGGCGATAGCGCGCTGTTTGCCTACACGAAGAAATTCGATCACGTAAGTGTTACCAAAAAGACCATCCGGCTCGAACCCTCATATATCAAGAAAAGGGCGGCCCTGGCGCCGGCCGCGTTCAAGGCCGCCTGCGCCGAGGCGGCACAGCGCATCAGGGCGTTTCACGAGCGCCAGAGGCCGGCGGCGTTTTCCCTGAAGACCACCGAGGGCGTGCTGTCGCAAGTCATCAGGCCCATCGGGCGCGCGGGCGTGTACGTGCCGGGCGGGGTGACGTTGTATCCGTCAAGCGTGCTCATGAACGTGATCCCGGCGCAGATCGCGGGCGTGGCCGAGATAGCGCTCGCCACGCCGCCGCGCGGCGAGCTCGATCCCGCGCTCGCGTACGCAATGGCGCTGCTCGGCGTTTCAGAAGCCTACCGCATGGGCGGCGCGCAAGCCATCGCTGCTTTTGCCTATGGTACCCGGAGCGTCGCGGCCGTCGACAAGATCACCGGGCCCGGCAACCTGTATGTCGCGCTCGCGAAGAAGGCGGTGTACGGCACGGTCGCCATAGACTCGGTGGCGGGCCCGAGCGAGGTGATCGTGCTCGCCGACGCCTCGGCAAACCCGCAGTGGGTCGCGCTCGACCTGCTTGCCCAGGCCGAGCACGGCAGCGGGGACGAGACCGCACTGTGCGTCACCGAGGACGCGCGCTTCGCAACAAGCGTTGCCGAATGCACGGTCCGGGAGATCGAACGCTCGCCCGTAAAGAATGTTTTTTCACGCCTCGGCGCCGCTTCCCTGTGCGTGTGCGTGGCGAAAAGCAGGAAGCAGAGCATAGAGTTTGTCAACCAATGCGCGCCCGAGCACCTGGAGATCATCACCACAACCTGGAAACAAGACCTGCGTGACATCCGCAACGCGGGCGCCGTGTTCGCCGGCCCGTATTCGCCGGTAGCCATGGGCGACTATTTCGCGGGCACCAACCACGTGCTTCCCACGGGCGGGGCGGCGCGGTTCTCGTCGCCGCTGGGCGTCGAAGACTTTGTCAAGCGCATGTCGGTGGCCGAGATCAGCAGGCGGGGCCTGCGAAGCGCCGCCCGCCGCGTGTCGGTGCTGGCGCGCGCCGAGCGCTTCGTGCACCACGCCCTGAGCGTGGAGCGGCGCGCGGATGCGTAA
- a CDS encoding radical SAM protein, protein MRKKVLFVNSNTELAPYPVPPVGLCLLASAIKESYEARVFDGLFTPSPRLPDAVREFAPDYVCLGVRNVDNVVIDNPVYYLDAIKERFVTPVRGATGAPLIAGGSGFSMFPPELMELSGADYGIVGEGEKALPALLAALDCGRDPAGIPGVITKQHGAEKFAPPRFDGELAALPFSEIDKWIDFSPYRQRGAYALQTKRGCGRQCIYCTYPCIEGTAFRLRGPESVADEIQQASARLGNVMFEFVDSTFNDPPGHAEAICREIVARKIKARLRTMGINPAHASRELFELMRWAGFSQIDCTPDSGSAEMLRNLKKNFSVADLEKTARLIGEADIPTMWFFIFGGPGETRQTMAETFAFIDKWVNPDDMVYMMAGLRIYPGTQLHRAAIREGVVGEKDSLLEPVFYVSPLIGKDEIDRIMKEASRTRHNCIPAAESTPPPGMMKKAMEMREKEGLKEPMFRTLLRIRREIVNKK, encoded by the coding sequence ATGCGTAAGAAAGTACTTTTTGTCAACTCCAACACCGAGCTTGCCCCGTATCCGGTCCCGCCCGTGGGCCTGTGCCTGCTTGCCTCCGCGATAAAAGAATCATACGAGGCGCGCGTCTTTGACGGGCTTTTCACCCCCTCCCCGCGGCTTCCCGATGCGGTGCGCGAATTCGCGCCCGACTACGTGTGCCTCGGCGTGCGCAACGTCGACAACGTGGTGATCGACAATCCGGTCTATTACCTTGACGCGATAAAAGAGAGGTTTGTCACGCCCGTCCGCGGCGCCACCGGCGCGCCGCTCATCGCGGGCGGCAGCGGCTTCAGCATGTTCCCGCCGGAGCTCATGGAACTATCCGGCGCGGACTACGGCATCGTGGGCGAGGGGGAAAAGGCGCTGCCGGCCCTTCTTGCCGCGCTCGATTGCGGCCGCGACCCGGCCGGGATTCCCGGCGTCATCACCAAACAGCACGGCGCTGAAAAGTTTGCGCCGCCGCGGTTCGACGGCGAGCTTGCGGCCCTGCCTTTTTCAGAGATCGACAAATGGATAGACTTCTCGCCGTACAGACAGCGCGGCGCGTACGCCCTCCAGACCAAGCGGGGCTGCGGCAGGCAATGCATCTACTGCACCTACCCCTGCATCGAGGGAACCGCCTTTCGGCTGCGCGGGCCGGAAAGCGTTGCCGACGAAATCCAACAGGCAAGCGCGCGGCTCGGAAACGTCATGTTCGAGTTCGTCGACTCCACCTTCAACGACCCGCCGGGCCATGCAGAGGCGATTTGCCGGGAGATCGTCGCGAGAAAAATAAAGGCGCGGCTGCGCACCATGGGCATCAACCCGGCGCACGCAAGCCGCGAGCTGTTCGAGCTCATGCGGTGGGCCGGCTTCTCGCAGATCGACTGCACGCCCGATTCGGGCTCCGCAGAAATGCTGCGCAATCTCAAAAAGAATTTCAGCGTAGCCGACCTTGAAAAGACCGCGCGGCTCATAGGGGAAGCAGACATCCCCACCATGTGGTTTTTTATCTTCGGCGGGCCCGGAGAGACCCGGCAGACCATGGCCGAGACCTTCGCGTTCATTGACAAATGGGTAAACCCCGACGACATGGTGTACATGATGGCGGGCCTCAGGATTTACCCCGGCACGCAGCTGCACCGCGCCGCGATACGGGAAGGCGTCGTGGGGGAGAAGGATTCCCTGCTCGAGCCCGTGTTCTATGTCTCACCGCTCATCGGCAAGGACGAAATCGACCGCATCATGAAAGAGGCCTCGCGAACAAGGCACAATTGCATTCCGGCCGCCGAATCAACGCCCCCGCCCGGCATGATGAAGAAGGCAATGGAAATGAGGGAAAAAGAAGGGCTCAAGGAGCCGATGTTCAGGACATTGCTGAGGATAAGAAGAGAAATAGTTAATAAAAAATAA
- the gatB gene encoding Asp-tRNA(Asn)/Glu-tRNA(Gln) amidotransferase subunit GatB — MEFETVIGLEIHAQLLTKTKIFCGCATPFGDAPNTHGCPVCLGLPGSLPVLNRSVVEMAVRMGLAVNSKISRRSIFARKNYFYPDLPKGYQISQYDMPLCRGGAIEIEIDGKKKSIGITRVHLEEDAGKLVHDQDEDSLFDVNRCGTPLIEIVSEPDLRSGQEAHAYLTAIKQILEYLDICDCNMEEGSLRCDANISIRPKGEAALGTKTELKNMNTFRGVEKALEYEALRQKDAVMHGEKIEQQTYLWDPNKNQTVAMRTKESAHDYRYFPEPDLLPLMVSDEWIDEIRKTLPELPKQKRQRFIEEYGITPYMADVVTTTPAPSGFFENTVHQFKSQSREDNQLIANWIMGEALRVVKEKKMEINRLKVTPEKLATILRLVKDNVISANAAKKVFDLVESTGKDPETIIEEQGLKQISDSGELEKIVNEVVAGNPREAARFKAGETKLAGFFVGQVMKATKGKGNPKEINRLVAKVLG; from the coding sequence ATGGAATTTGAAACCGTCATCGGCCTCGAGATTCACGCGCAGCTGCTTACCAAAACGAAAATCTTCTGCGGCTGCGCGACGCCCTTCGGCGACGCGCCCAACACCCACGGCTGCCCGGTGTGCCTGGGGCTTCCGGGCAGCCTGCCCGTGCTCAACCGCAGCGTGGTGGAGATGGCGGTGCGCATGGGGCTGGCGGTGAACAGCAAAATCTCCCGGCGGTCGATTTTCGCGCGCAAAAACTATTTCTACCCCGACCTTCCCAAGGGATACCAGATCTCCCAGTACGACATGCCGCTGTGCCGGGGAGGCGCGATCGAGATCGAAATCGACGGCAAAAAAAAGAGCATCGGCATTACGCGCGTCCACCTCGAAGAGGACGCGGGCAAGCTCGTCCACGACCAGGACGAAGACTCGCTGTTCGACGTGAACCGGTGCGGCACGCCGCTCATCGAGATCGTTTCGGAGCCCGACCTCCGCAGCGGCCAGGAGGCCCACGCCTACCTCACCGCGATAAAACAGATCCTCGAATACCTTGATATATGCGACTGCAACATGGAGGAAGGAAGCCTGCGCTGCGACGCCAACATTTCGATACGCCCCAAGGGCGAAGCGGCACTCGGCACCAAGACCGAGCTCAAGAACATGAACACCTTCCGCGGCGTGGAGAAGGCGCTCGAATACGAGGCGCTGCGCCAGAAGGACGCGGTCATGCACGGCGAGAAAATCGAGCAGCAGACGTACCTGTGGGACCCGAACAAGAACCAGACCGTTGCCATGCGCACCAAGGAAAGCGCGCACGATTACCGGTATTTTCCCGAGCCTGATTTGCTGCCGTTAATGGTTTCCGACGAATGGATAGACGAAATCAGAAAGACTTTGCCCGAACTACCCAAGCAAAAAAGGCAACGGTTTATCGAGGAATATGGTATTACGCCCTATATGGCGGACGTTGTCACAACCACTCCCGCGCCCTCAGGATTCTTTGAAAACACCGTGCATCAATTCAAATCACAATCACGTGAAGACAATCAACTCATTGCCAATTGGATCATGGGCGAGGCGCTCCGGGTTGTCAAGGAAAAGAAAATGGAGATCAACCGGCTCAAGGTCACGCCGGAAAAACTGGCAACAATACTCCGTCTTGTAAAGGACAATGTCATTTCGGCAAACGCGGCAAAAAAAGTATTCGACCTTGTGGAAAGCACCGGCAAGGATCCGGAAACCATCATCGAGGAACAAGGACTCAAACAGATCTCCGATTCCGGCGAGCTTGAGAAAATCGTGAACGAGGTGGTGGCCGGCAATCCCAGGGAAGCGGCGAGGTTCAAGGCGGGCGAGACAAAGCTCGCGGGGTTCTTCGTGGGCCAGGTGATGAAGGCGACAAAGGGAAAAGGGAACCCGAAGGAGATCAACAGGCTGGTGGCGAAGGTTCTCGGGTAA
- a CDS encoding SPOR domain-containing protein, producing MMQKGEYKKAGALLEKAHAENPADPEITVLYAISLADAAKALELLKKVALDKSAPDSLRSEAYFRLGCANYLWSRFHKASGYFISAAGLSGKGRDVEACYLNAIHDTIDSSFAVTMRKVAEDTAMSVGKTANFYLGVYYYSKRNYSRALAHFGACMDSSDSGSRSCAAAAGAYASAAGLARREKADSVLAFIKQRYPDYLEKAMVERAPVKSASPAKKDTVAKKEAVAAPAKDSVYRTDTTLKKIKPVEKKTVYSLQVGAFGEMANAQALRANLAVQFPSAAITQGSAGGKKVFRVHIGEFDTKEKAQAYGDSSLVKKGMKFQVVEEIKQ from the coding sequence ATGATGCAAAAGGGCGAATACAAAAAGGCCGGCGCTCTGCTCGAAAAGGCGCACGCGGAAAACCCGGCCGACCCTGAGATCACGGTGCTGTACGCCATCTCCCTTGCCGACGCGGCAAAGGCGCTCGAGCTGCTCAAGAAGGTCGCGCTTGACAAATCGGCGCCCGACTCCCTGCGCAGCGAGGCGTATTTCAGGCTGGGGTGCGCCAATTACCTGTGGAGCAGGTTCCACAAGGCGTCGGGTTATTTCATCAGCGCGGCCGGGCTCTCGGGCAAGGGCCGCGACGTGGAGGCGTGCTACCTCAACGCGATCCACGACACCATCGACAGCTCGTTTGCCGTCACCATGCGCAAGGTAGCGGAAGACACCGCAATGTCGGTGGGGAAAACCGCAAATTTCTATCTCGGCGTCTATTACTATTCAAAAAGAAATTACTCCCGCGCACTGGCGCACTTCGGCGCGTGCATGGACTCCTCGGACAGCGGTTCGCGCTCCTGCGCCGCGGCCGCCGGCGCCTACGCGAGCGCCGCTGGGCTTGCGCGCCGCGAAAAAGCGGACTCGGTTCTCGCCTTTATCAAGCAGCGCTATCCGGATTATCTTGAAAAAGCCATGGTGGAAAGGGCGCCGGTAAAATCTGCTTCGCCGGCGAAAAAAGACACCGTGGCGAAAAAGGAAGCCGTCGCTGCGCCTGCAAAGGATTCTGTATACCGCACGGACACGACGTTGAAAAAAATAAAGCCAGTCGAGAAAAAAACGGTGTATTCGCTCCAGGTGGGCGCGTTCGGCGAAATGGCAAACGCCCAGGCGCTCAGGGCGAACCTGGCGGTGCAGTTTCCCTCCGCGGCGATCACGCAGGGCAGCGCCGGAGGCAAGAAGGTGTTCCGGGTGCACATCGGGGAGTTTGACACAAAGGAAAAAGCCCAGGCCTACGGCGACTCAAGCCTTGTAAAAAAAGGAATGAAATTTCAGGTTGTTGAAGAGATAAAACAATAA
- a CDS encoding LapA family protein, whose amino-acid sequence MVFIRWAIVFVISFAIAVVIIVNFSKPEFGVQVPAWFFFYQTKPHPVWHYVSAALGLGLAVGLSIAAYYIVTLRAKIYKKDKQIKQLEAERAAGAAPPPAAMDQAQDFVEPVGDDTF is encoded by the coding sequence ATGGTTTTCATCCGTTGGGCGATCGTTTTCGTCATCTCGTTTGCAATCGCGGTGGTGATCATCGTGAACTTTTCAAAACCCGAGTTCGGCGTGCAGGTGCCGGCGTGGTTTTTCTTTTATCAGACCAAGCCCCATCCGGTGTGGCATTACGTTTCGGCCGCGCTCGGCCTGGGACTCGCGGTCGGCCTTTCCATCGCGGCCTATTACATCGTCACGCTCAGGGCCAAGATTTACAAAAAAGACAAACAGATAAAGCAACTTGAGGCCGAACGCGCTGCTGGGGCGGCGCCGCCGCCGGCGGCCATGGACCAGGCCCAGGATTTTGTGGAGCCGGTGGGGGACGATACGTTTTGA
- the miaB gene encoding tRNA (N6-isopentenyl adenosine(37)-C2)-methylthiotransferase MiaB, translating into MPFVFFETFGCQMNVADSDALAAVLLERGFAKTERAADADLIVINTCSVREHAEQRALAHIAEHAAHKRQRKKNQKIWVVGCMAQRMGEKLRHDFPGVDRVIGARDFEKFVQGIDTALAAPKPAKKGAHEENAVSRFVPIMRGCDNRCAYCVVPQVRGPEVSLPALRIEDAVRSLVDKGAKEVTLLGQNVNSYHDGGTNFPGLLRRIHSIDGLERIRFTTSHPKDCSEELVRAMAELPKLCKHLHLPVQSGSSRVLGLMNRKYDRERYLRLIDMIRHHVPGIDITTDVMVGFPTEAENDFSDTVSLFKAVRFTAAFMFEYSKRDNTPAASMGDDVAQNVKQRRLRELIDLQTAITKRHYAAMEEKTVPVLFTGRQDGGEKLWMGQDFGCKRVLAACNDSLAGMILPMRVLHSTGMTLVCERT; encoded by the coding sequence ATGCCATTTGTATTTTTCGAAACCTTCGGCTGCCAGATGAACGTCGCCGACTCCGACGCGCTGGCCGCGGTGCTCCTGGAGCGCGGCTTTGCTAAAACGGAACGCGCCGCGGACGCCGACCTCATCGTGATCAACACGTGCAGCGTGCGCGAGCACGCCGAGCAGCGCGCGCTCGCGCACATCGCGGAGCACGCGGCGCACAAGCGGCAGCGGAAAAAAAACCAGAAAATCTGGGTGGTGGGCTGCATGGCCCAGCGCATGGGCGAAAAGCTCAGGCATGATTTCCCCGGCGTCGACCGGGTCATCGGCGCGAGGGATTTTGAAAAATTCGTGCAGGGCATCGATACGGCGCTGGCCGCGCCGAAGCCCGCGAAAAAGGGCGCGCATGAAGAAAACGCGGTGAGCAGGTTCGTGCCCATCATGCGCGGCTGCGACAACCGCTGCGCCTACTGCGTGGTGCCGCAGGTGCGCGGGCCCGAAGTATCCCTTCCGGCCTTGCGCATCGAAGACGCCGTTCGCTCGCTTGTTGACAAAGGCGCAAAAGAAGTCACCCTGCTGGGCCAGAACGTCAATTCGTATCACGACGGCGGCACGAATTTTCCCGGCCTGCTCAGGCGCATTCATTCCATAGACGGCCTTGAAAGAATCCGGTTTACCACGAGCCACCCCAAGGACTGTTCCGAGGAACTGGTCCGCGCAATGGCCGAGCTCCCGAAACTCTGCAAGCACCTGCACCTACCCGTGCAATCAGGCTCAAGCCGGGTGCTCGGTCTCATGAACCGCAAGTATGACCGCGAACGCTATCTGCGCCTCATCGACATGATACGGCATCATGTTCCGGGCATCGACATCACCACGGACGTCATGGTGGGTTTCCCCACCGAGGCCGAAAACGATTTCAGCGACACGGTTTCACTTTTCAAGGCGGTACGTTTCACGGCGGCGTTCATGTTCGAGTATTCCAAGCGCGACAACACGCCTGCCGCGAGCATGGGCGACGACGTGGCGCAAAATGTAAAGCAGCGCCGGCTCAGGGAGCTCATCGATCTGCAGACCGCCATCACCAAACGGCACTACGCCGCGATGGAGGAAAAAACCGTTCCGGTCCTCTTCACCGGCCGGCAGGACGGCGGCGAGAAGCTCTGGATGGGACAGGATTTCGGGTGCAAAAGGGTTCTTGCGGCTTGCAATGACTCTCTGGCAGGAATGATTTTACCCATGCGGGTGCTGCACAGCACCGGCATGACGCTTGTCTGCGAAAGGACGTGA
- a CDS encoding phosphatidylglycerophosphatase A yields the protein MKNPILIWLQKACATLLFIGYFPWMPGTIGSAITVGALWWFFGRTHVPVQPLALWLLALGVTAFSTIVSSRPREVFGEDDPGKVIIDECAGQIVSFLFIPLNIKTLVLGLVLFRFFDIVKPFPVHRMETLEGGLGITMDDVMAGILTNVCMLAIIYSYHFIHGLL from the coding sequence ATGAAAAATCCAATTTTGATCTGGCTCCAAAAAGCCTGCGCCACCCTGTTATTCATCGGTTACTTCCCCTGGATGCCGGGCACCATCGGGTCCGCGATCACGGTCGGCGCGCTGTGGTGGTTCTTCGGCCGCACCCATGTGCCCGTGCAGCCTCTTGCTTTGTGGCTGCTGGCACTCGGCGTCACGGCGTTTTCCACCATCGTTTCGTCGCGGCCGCGCGAGGTGTTCGGCGAAGACGACCCCGGCAAGGTCATCATCGACGAGTGCGCGGGCCAGATCGTTTCGTTCTTGTTTATTCCCCTCAACATTAAAACGCTCGTGCTCGGATTGGTGCTGTTCAGGTTTTTTGACATTGTCAAGCCTTTTCCGGTGCACCGCATGGAGACGCTGGAGGGCGGCCTGGGCATCACCATGGACGATGTTATGGCGGGGATACTCACCAATGTTTGCATGCTGGCGATTATTTATAGTTACCATTTTATCCATGGGTTGTTGTAA